One segment of Agromyces albus DNA contains the following:
- a CDS encoding LamG-like jellyroll fold domain-containing protein: MNPSDRRSGAVRRAGMGMGVTVALIGSGLALGAASAAAASDIPDGHQVVHYAFDDAVGSGVVADSSGNNRNATLVNPATATSVDGTDGTKALGLPGGASNAAVAYVDLPASILQGRTDLTVSTRVNWTSSNAAWQWMYALGTNSTRYLFSTPRNGDGLLRSAITTNGGGANENIVTGSAVLPSGEWKTLTVTLDTTADRLTSYLDGVAIGSVTTPITASSLLTTTTRSGYIGKSFYPDPYFAGAVDDFAVYDIALTPEQVGGLVASVPTITGVADDTLEARTAVGTAPALPATTLAHYSDGYDRPASVVWDAVDPSSYAQRGTFVVNGVAAGQAVTATVTVFVPNEITVDLASDTGAFHGGASGTLYGVYGEDIPSDNLLEGIDLRTVSTKAQDGPQHPGADALEVVKPLADATDGDVYIYMTDIHRGFPYEWEGSTPAEKMSIYSEKLAKQVDQVLELPAEYQDNIVFVPFNEPEGNMFGTGTWSYNRVSWLNNPTDFFAAWDSSYRLIKDKLPTARIAGPNTSVLYSQVKGFMQHTVAENTVPEVITWHELSNPAQVRSSVAKYRAWETEVFAGTAFEGTSLPININEYAFNYHTSVPGQMIQWISAIEESKVDADIAYWNIDGNLSDSAVEANRGNGQWWLLNAYAQMSGHTVAVTPPSPNTSYTLQGVATLDEDKRQSRVIIGGAAGNASLAVTNVPESVFGSSVHALIREIPWTGQLGDSAEPEVIAEADLPVAGGAVDLGFGGALPQLKESSAYEVILTPGGHSTSPAVAPKLWAASYEAENAAHTGSVYFRNGPEGTPSDVSKFYTSGQYNVGGLRTGSDTVLDFEVTVPQDGTYDLSVLASSLNTFGSVAEQGPTNVFLRVDGGAEQELFLTLGYKWVVWDHTDTTVDLTAGTHTISLAAQSLDGVGATKGDVLIDKIDVSLANPDAAPIYEAEYADLHGTQPSYDHDGASGSGAVALDEGDSATFWVYARDDAPATLDVQTLGGGTASLAVNGVRVTDVAASSRVPVFLLGGVNKVVLTGLQGSALIDRVGVGSSNDVLATQRYEAEDGVLAGTAQVTPFSLASGGSAVTGVGGDPGNGNTLTFDDVVVAKDGTYALTFGYSNEEQSPASHYNPDPLARHADVTINGESHRVWFPHSFHKNNFWELSVPVELAAGSNTIVISSSELPNFDGETYISETFPDVLLRSQLAPNLDWISVTPFTATAPAAPDAPTAAKASSTSIAVHWAAPGDDGGSAITGYRVYEIGGAAPVCEVAATVTDCTVEGLALGSTHGYQVAAVNAVGEGPRSETSAVVTLPEVPDDDGAVTVPAKAVLSASNGPKDGTFTIDMRLKKGENGSLFKLYENGVLVSTKVLTPSSPNPQSASVDISGLRSGVYQYVGVLVNSKGQTETKPLKVTVSTGN; the protein is encoded by the coding sequence GCGACGTCGGTCGACGGCACCGACGGCACGAAGGCGCTCGGACTCCCGGGCGGCGCATCGAACGCAGCCGTCGCCTACGTCGACCTGCCGGCCTCGATCCTCCAGGGGCGCACCGACCTCACGGTCTCGACCCGCGTGAACTGGACGTCGTCGAACGCCGCGTGGCAGTGGATGTACGCGCTCGGCACCAACTCGACCCGCTACCTCTTCAGCACCCCGCGCAACGGCGACGGCCTGCTGCGCTCCGCGATCACGACGAACGGCGGCGGCGCCAACGAGAACATCGTGACCGGATCGGCCGTGCTTCCCAGCGGGGAGTGGAAGACCCTCACCGTCACACTCGACACCACCGCCGACCGCCTCACGAGCTACCTTGACGGCGTCGCGATCGGCTCGGTGACCACTCCCATCACGGCCTCGAGTCTCTTGACCACGACCACCCGTTCGGGCTACATCGGCAAGTCCTTCTACCCCGACCCCTATTTCGCCGGCGCGGTCGACGACTTCGCGGTGTACGACATCGCGCTCACGCCCGAGCAGGTCGGTGGCCTCGTGGCATCGGTGCCGACCATCACCGGAGTCGCCGACGACACCCTGGAGGCCCGCACGGCCGTCGGCACGGCGCCTGCGCTGCCCGCGACGACGCTCGCCCACTACAGCGACGGCTACGATCGTCCCGCCTCGGTCGTGTGGGACGCCGTCGACCCGTCGTCCTACGCCCAGCGCGGAACCTTCGTGGTGAACGGCGTCGCAGCCGGCCAGGCGGTGACCGCCACGGTCACCGTGTTCGTCCCGAACGAGATCACGGTCGACCTCGCGAGCGACACCGGGGCGTTCCACGGCGGCGCATCCGGCACGCTCTACGGCGTCTACGGAGAGGACATCCCCTCCGACAACCTGCTCGAGGGCATCGACCTGCGCACCGTCTCGACGAAGGCGCAGGACGGGCCGCAGCATCCGGGCGCCGACGCGCTCGAAGTGGTGAAGCCGCTTGCCGACGCGACCGATGGCGACGTGTACATCTACATGACCGACATCCATCGCGGATTCCCGTACGAGTGGGAGGGCTCCACGCCCGCCGAGAAGATGTCGATCTACTCCGAGAAGCTCGCGAAGCAGGTCGACCAGGTGCTCGAGCTGCCGGCCGAGTACCAGGACAACATCGTCTTCGTGCCGTTCAACGAGCCCGAGGGCAATATGTTCGGCACCGGCACGTGGAGTTACAACCGCGTCAGCTGGCTGAACAACCCCACGGACTTCTTCGCCGCGTGGGACAGCTCGTACCGGCTCATCAAGGACAAGCTGCCGACGGCCCGCATCGCCGGCCCCAACACGAGCGTGCTCTACTCGCAGGTGAAGGGCTTCATGCAGCACACCGTCGCCGAGAACACCGTGCCCGAGGTGATCACCTGGCACGAGCTCAGCAATCCGGCACAGGTGCGCTCGAGCGTTGCGAAGTACCGCGCCTGGGAGACCGAGGTCTTCGCCGGCACCGCGTTCGAGGGCACGTCGCTGCCGATCAACATCAACGAGTACGCGTTCAACTACCACACCTCGGTGCCGGGTCAGATGATCCAGTGGATCTCGGCGATCGAGGAATCGAAGGTCGACGCCGACATCGCCTACTGGAACATCGACGGCAACCTGAGTGACTCCGCCGTCGAGGCCAACCGCGGCAACGGCCAGTGGTGGCTGCTCAACGCCTACGCCCAGATGTCGGGTCACACCGTGGCGGTGACCCCGCCGTCGCCGAACACGAGCTACACCCTGCAGGGCGTTGCCACGCTCGACGAGGACAAGCGGCAGAGCCGGGTGATCATCGGCGGTGCTGCGGGCAACGCGTCCCTCGCCGTGACGAACGTGCCCGAGAGCGTCTTCGGGTCGTCGGTGCACGCGCTCATCAGGGAGATCCCGTGGACGGGCCAGCTCGGTGACTCCGCGGAGCCCGAGGTGATCGCCGAGGCCGACCTGCCTGTCGCGGGCGGCGCGGTCGACCTCGGCTTCGGCGGAGCGCTGCCGCAGCTGAAGGAGAGCTCGGCGTACGAGGTCATCCTCACGCCCGGCGGGCACTCCACCTCGCCGGCGGTCGCGCCGAAGCTCTGGGCCGCCAGCTATGAGGCCGAGAACGCGGCGCACACCGGTTCGGTGTACTTCAGGAACGGCCCCGAGGGCACGCCGTCCGACGTGAGCAAGTTCTACACATCGGGCCAGTACAACGTCGGCGGCCTCCGCACCGGTTCGGACACGGTCCTCGACTTCGAGGTGACGGTTCCCCAGGACGGCACGTACGACCTCTCGGTGCTCGCGAGTTCGCTCAACACCTTCGGATCCGTCGCCGAGCAGGGGCCGACGAACGTCTTCCTCAGGGTCGACGGTGGTGCCGAGCAGGAGCTGTTCCTGACCCTCGGGTACAAGTGGGTGGTCTGGGATCACACCGACACGACGGTCGACCTCACCGCGGGCACGCACACCATCAGCCTCGCCGCGCAGAGCCTCGACGGGGTCGGCGCGACGAAGGGCGATGTCCTCATCGACAAGATCGACGTGTCGCTCGCCAACCCCGACGCGGCTCCGATCTACGAGGCCGAGTACGCCGACCTGCACGGCACCCAGCCGAGCTACGACCACGACGGAGCATCCGGGTCGGGTGCAGTCGCACTCGACGAGGGCGACTCCGCGACCTTCTGGGTCTACGCCCGCGACGACGCTCCGGCCACGCTCGACGTGCAGACCCTCGGCGGCGGCACGGCGTCGCTCGCGGTCAACGGCGTGCGGGTGACGGATGTCGCAGCGTCGAGCCGGGTGCCGGTGTTCCTGTTGGGCGGCGTCAACAAGGTCGTGCTCACGGGCCTTCAGGGATCCGCGCTCATCGACCGCGTCGGTGTCGGCTCGTCGAACGACGTGCTCGCCACGCAGCGCTACGAGGCGGAGGACGGCGTTCTCGCCGGCACGGCGCAGGTCACCCCGTTCTCACTGGCGTCCGGTGGCTCGGCGGTCACGGGCGTCGGCGGTGATCCCGGCAACGGCAACACCCTGACGTTCGACGACGTCGTGGTCGCGAAGGACGGGACGTACGCGCTCACCTTCGGCTACTCCAACGAGGAGCAGTCGCCGGCGTCGCACTACAACCCCGACCCGCTCGCACGTCACGCCGACGTCACGATCAACGGGGAGTCGCATCGGGTCTGGTTCCCGCACTCGTTCCACAAGAACAACTTCTGGGAGCTCAGCGTTCCGGTCGAGCTCGCGGCGGGATCGAACACCATCGTGATCTCGTCGAGCGAGCTGCCGAACTTCGACGGCGAGACGTACATCTCGGAGACGTTCCCCGATGTGCTGCTCCGATCGCAGCTGGCGCCGAACCTGGACTGGATCTCCGTGACGCCGTTCACGGCGACGGCTCCGGCGGCACCGGATGCCCCGACCGCCGCCAAGGCGTCGTCGACGTCGATCGCGGTGCACTGGGCGGCTCCGGGCGATGACGGCGGAAGCGCAATCACCGGCTACCGCGTGTACGAGATCGGCGGAGCCGCGCCGGTGTGCGAGGTCGCGGCGACCGTGACCGACTGCACCGTCGAGGGACTCGCGCTCGGGAGCACCCACGGATACCAGGTGGCGGCAGTCAACGCCGTGGGCGAGGGCCCGCGTTCCGAGACCTCCGCGGTGGTGACGCTGCCCGAGGTCCCCGATGACGACGGCGCCGTCACGGTGCCCGCCAAGGCGGTGCTGTCGGCGAGCAACGGCCCGAAGGACGGCACCTTCACGATCGACATGAGGCTGAAGAAGGGCGAGAACGGGTCGCTGTTCAAGCTCTATGAGAACGGCGTGCTCGTGTCGACGAAGGTGTTGACCCCGTCGAGCCCGAACCCGCAGTCGGCTTCGGTCGACATCTCGGGCCTGCGGAGCGGCGTGTACCAGTACGTCGGCGTCCTCGTGAACTCGAAGGGCCAGACCGAGACGAAGCCGCTGAAGGTCACGGTGTCGACCGGGAACTGA